Part of the Eleginops maclovinus isolate JMC-PN-2008 ecotype Puerto Natales chromosome 3, JC_Emac_rtc_rv5, whole genome shotgun sequence genome is shown below.
AGAAGCTTCAAATACTCACTGAAAGACTGGGTCAGAGTCCTGAGTTCAACCTTGCTGATCTGACTTCTTGAGGAATGGCAGCCCTGGTGTTCACTGTACAACACAAACTGGTGTGCAATGAATAAAGGAACTGATGAATAGAAAAAAGATAACCGTTATGTCtgcatgttttttcattttgttttggttaataTTTTAGTTTACTTGTACGGCTAaagaatatgtatatatatgtgtgtgtagtattATTGTTTAGGTGTCCACCTTTAATGTGAATTAGACCAAGTTTGCCaaatagtgtgtctttatggaGGTCCAATTAATGAATTATGTATTGGAACGAAAACATGACACAGTTTACAAGTTGTCTTGAAGGATATTGTAACCAAAAACCTGAATAACCTGAATCAACCCAAGTCTATGGACTACCAGCATCTAATGCCTTGGACTGATGGCTTTAACGCATGCAAGATGATGTATGTTTTACATTCCCTCCGTCACCTGTGTGTGTCAATCAACCTGGAATATTTCCCAGTGAAACACATTGACGCCGCATGCCATTGGTCGAGCTGGACGGAGAGGGGCGGGTCCAGAGGCAACGCCGTCTGCGATTGGAAGAGGGGCTCAATCTTGCAAGTTTATGAGGCACTTTCTAAGTTCGCAGGTTGGATGGGAAGACTCAGAATTGTCTGCTGCTCTATCTGTGACAGACTGTGGGAACTGAAGTAAAGCGACAAACTACGGTAAGAACAAACCTACACTTTGATCTTACCtacaagtgtttttatttcaaagcaacAGCGTCTGTTGTATGATCTTCCATTGCGTCGCTAACGTAGTTTCACTCACTTTTTCCTGGTTACTCGGTTGACAGTTAAAGTGGAAAGTTGTGTAATGCAATGTTATCTATTTCTTTGCTTTAGACCTTTAATGTTTAAGCCTGCTTTCGATAGTCTTCTCTGGGTTTTTTCAAAAGtgatacattttgtttatctcagttttaagttttatttttctttgtgctCATCGCAATATGACGTTTCCTGTCACAGGCATCACGCCCCTTCAGTAAAGCGATCTCAATAACTGAGCTACATTGTAATTCTAtggtgctgtgtgtgagccGCTGTAAACATGCTGGTCATTTGGCATTTACTGACAGCCTAACATTGTTTTACTAATGGCCTTCCCTCTGGTTTAttcttttgaccttttttggtAATTTACCCTGCTGAGACTGAGATGGGGAGATTTGGCCTACAGGCTACATTTGCCTGATTCAAGGAGACACATAAAGTAAACTAAGAGCAGATCACGGTTTGAAATAGTATTAATACATTGAGATCAGGCAGGCTGTCAAGGAGCCTATCTTTAAATATGACTGCTATGAAAATGTGATGTAACCCAGCCTCTCAAACAGCTTAACAGGTTATATTTGTGAGTAAAACCAGAGTACAGAGCAAAGAAAAGTATATGTTTCTCTGTTGAAAGCATAAAATGTGTGGGGCAGTTAAAATAAGTATGTTATTTCTTTCCTGAGAATACATTTCTGCCTGTACTTTGTTCCTTATGCCCATTTTCTACATGTTCTGTCTCCACTCACTCTTATGGTAGCTATATTTAGCCAGGATCTATTTAAGCCATTCCACTATATGCCTCACAATGCTCCTGGGGCCCTAGGCTAGATTCAGTAGACTTCTCTTGGGAGGCACTCGATTAGGAGACCTAAATTGCGGAGCTGGGAGAGAATTGAATTTGGGGAGTGAAGTGTGTCATTACCCAGACAATGTTGTGTTAATGTAAGCGGTTAGCTCTTTCTGCTTTCCCTGACAAAAGCCAGACTACGCATGATGTGTATTTCTGTTATGTTCTCCTCTGCTGTTTTGAGAGGAAAAGGCTTCATACGACTGTAAAACCTGACATTTGTATCTGAACAGGAGGTGAAATTGAAATGTCAGTCTGTTTCTGCTCGAGTGATCTGGATCCTGAAGGTGTTGTGTTAGTCAGGCACATTACTGTTGACAGAGATTCAGGGAAACAGCAATGTATGTTTAACTTACAGTAAATTGTGTCGGCTAATTCCACATAGGAAAAGGACGTATATCCATTATACAGTTGAAATTTACCGGTTTGTAGATGTATATCTACAGACCAGTGGCTTTCAAATTGAAACTCTCATTCTGCTGTCTGTGTCTCAAGACTGGTGCCGGCCTTAGTTACCCGTAACCTGTGCCAAAACATTTCCCAAGCTAGTCAAAAGCTAGGGTGACCAAAAGgcccacaccacacacaaactaCTAATGGAGGACTCAATGTCCTCAAGGAACTGGACTTcctgcacactgacacacacacacacacacacacacacacacacacacacacacacacacacacacacacacacacacacacacacacacacacagggtaatATGTTACAGTAGCTCCTTTATTGTCAGAATGGGTGAGGCTGAATAGAAAAGGCATTTATTCAAATCTAGATTGTGGGTAAACAGAAGATGTAAATATCCTTTAGCTGCAGTACTCACACTGTCACCATTATTGTGGGCTAGAGTAAAAAGTAAAGCACCTGCTCAATGGGGCTGTTGGCTGTCGCTACAGTAACAAGTGAATTTCTGAATTTCTTGGCCATAATTGAACATTTTTGGATTAGCATTGTTGTAAAATCACACAGCCAGCTTGATGTACAATGCACGATGTATAAAGACATAAAGGAGTACATATTTCATTTGTCTTATGCTCAGTGAACTTCTATAGTgtaatctgttttgtttgttcctcTCGTGTTGCAGGAGACAGACAAAGCCTTTGGGGGGCCATGTCTGGTGTCAGCAGTGCTAACAACAGCTGGACTATCCTCGCTCCTGAGGTATCACCACTCCTTAAAGTTTAGGAAGTCACTTTGCATGACCTCATtgaaaaatcattatttttattgaaaaaaaccTCCTTGTCctaattgattttattttgggtCACCTGGATATGAGGTAGATTACTGTAAGAAGACATAAGGAGTGCAAACTGCCTCGAAAGAAATACGTCACTTCTAAtgaattatttgattattaattAGTAACCCTCTGTGACTTTGAGTTCTCCAAGCATGCCTCCATGGTAAACGAAGAGTGGAGACATCTTTCATGCACTGAATTAAATGGCGCTGAGTTTAAAACCCAGGAAAACTATAGAAGTTCAGTCCCCAACAAAACTAgtgcaatttttttttaaaacgtaTTAATTAAGATACATCCACGTAAACTATCTCACTCCTATGCAGGTGGGCTACTTGTCCGTGTGAGTCCATAGTATTTTAAATGGCTAGGTATTAGcacaaatgcatgtgtttgagaAGAAGGGAGCATTTCATACAGCTAGATAAATGAAACTTGGATCATACTGCATGATATGTGAGAGTTTGTcaactgaatatatatataaacatattttcttttttaaaatttgatttatttatcataaaagggtgctaaaaatgttttctttaggAAAAGTGTTGGTGGAGTGTTTCCTTAAGAGACACTGACCTGAGgctagtcacacacacacacacacacacacacacacacacacacacacacacacacacacacacacacacacactcattgtttgtttcccttttgACTGTTTGCTTGTCCTAGGAGACTGTTGCTGAAACCCTGAGGCCTTTGGCAGAGGGGACAGAGCACCATGAAGAGGGCCTTGCCACTGCAGCAGGTGATTATCAAAATACATTGAGGATAGTTAGATTGTGTATCACTCAGTAAATATATCTCGAACACAAAGACCTGTTACAAGATCTAGTctattatttttacttattaGTGTACATTACCACTgctcttaattttttcctccACACACTCCCAAGTAAGCGTTGCTACATTTAGAATAgtcacatttgaaatatgtttaacGGCCGCTCTTGAAGTCTTCTgtcttgtttctgtgtttgatgCAGCGAGTCCGGGGGAGAGCCATCCTGCAGACAGTGCAGAGTCATCGGAGGAGCTCCCTGAGGAGGGCCACCACATGGTGAGACAGCACACGTCATTttctattgtgtttttattaatcatttaaaaactaacGTACAAGTatttgtgtgtaaattaaagacGTGTGAACAAAATGCTGAAATGCACCAACATGTCACATCACCCTATttcttatacagtatatgttttcatttaaagcaaTAGCTCGAAGTTTTGTAAATGACTCTTATGGACTGTCTGTCAGAGAGTTAGATAGAAAATCtaaactattttaatttctgtCCATGATGATTTGGCTACAGCCAACAGCCGACTAGCTTAGCTTTgtataaagactggaaaagttGGCTTGGCTCAGTTTGAAGCAAGCATTATCCTCCTGGACCATTGTGGACTATTTATTGGCCAGGACAGTTAATTTCCTGAAGGCTTCACTGGTTGCTTAGCAACTGGTTCTATCCAAAAAAATAGTCCAGCacaaaattgttgtttttaccaAAATTGATTcttttacaccttttttttcctagttattaaacaaagtatttatttgtattttgtatttgttctacGATTTCAATATTGGTACAGACAATGTATGAGTCTGACTAACAAACAAAAGCGGGAAGCCAGAAAGCATAGCTTATACAGAAAATAGCACTTCCTTTAGTCATCCAGTTGCAGGATCTGTAAATAATgcacacaataacaaaatgctatacacatacattacacattccagggtgaaaaaaaagaaaaaagtccaTGTTTAGATAACAAGACGGTTATATTTCTCATCCTATTTCTgtataaactatatatttttattattattattattattatgatcaaATAtccatatcatttttttaaattttaaccAAAAGCACACAGTGACCAAACacgaaacacaaataaaatgcttcTAGGTAAATCCATTATTTTGGTTAGTTTGAGTAATCTGctaataaaatatttctgaatcttgtttttatttatttgtattatttttgtataaagaaCAAATAACACTTTTAGGTAGTTTTACTTTCCAACAGAGTCAGGATATCCACCCCTGTTTTCAGTCTATGATCTAAACCAGGGGTTGTGCAAACTTTTTTCACgggggccacatacagaaacatgtacgaagggctgggcccctcactagaggtggatatattgcctcataagttaagttataagttagcaaaatcaatcacaTGTAGGTACATTAAGAAAAAGCAGCTTTCATCTCAGCTCTTTAAGTgagtgggcttattaacacatgactACTAGTATGTAATATATGTGTACATAAATATTacagaagtaaaatataaaacaagcacaagtttcatttgtgggccagATTTCATTATAccttttgaatttgctgagggccgattcaaaacACCCCTGGCCTAAACTAAGCCAACTGGCTTCACATTCACCATACTGTTACAAAAGTAATATTAAACTCTTCATGTCGCATGTCTTGTTCTATTGAATTAGTCACCTTGCTTGAGTTCAAACCTCACCGTGCAATACCTTAAGGAGTTTACTGACCTGATTCTTGTACCAGCTATCAGAAGACAAAGCGGCAGAGCTAAGTGAAGACACAGGGACAGAGGAACACACCTCCGTACCAACCGCCGACACTGATGCCCCCCCTCCCAGCTCTCTGGAAGTATCCGACAGCGTTGTCCCTGGCAGTGATGAACTCAGCCAGTCAGAGGGCCTCCCTGAGGGCCCGGCAGAGACCAGCCCTGACCCGGACTCATTTTCTGACTCCTACACCCACATATCCCCCTCCCCTGATGAGCCCCCAGCCTCACTGCTGAGCACAGAGACTCTGGGAGGGGTGGAGTtcacacaggaagtggagaggcTCGTACAGGAAGAAGCGCTGCATTCGCTGAACGGGGAAGAGATACAATATGAAGGGGAGGAGTCAGAGCTTTTCGCCAGAACAGCCGACTTAGGGAAACAGGCAGGTATGATCACCAAGACTTTAGTCATGTTATTATTAAATTCAGTTCATCccagaacaaaaaagaaatacaacttaTGTTTCCTCTTACATGAAGTGATACTTGTCACTAGATTGTTTTGGTGTGTTACTCAGTGTTGGGAGATATCTCTCGAAATATAATGGAACtacatagaaaaacacatttcaaacacctAACCTAAACAGGCTCGTGCTAACTCGTTGGAATGTGTAGTTTGGtggaaagaaaatagttcctacgTAAAACTGCGCACAAATTATCCATAACTTCGCAGCCCTTGATGCATCAATAAAAGCCAGTTAGAAGTATGACCCGGAATGCTAACTCCTTGAACTTCCAGAGAACATCCGCTTCTAGTGACACTCTGAAATACTAATTCTTTCCCAGAACAATCAGAGAGTGGAACATGTTACCACAAGAAGCTGTCATCGCAGGGTCCGTGGACAGCTTCCGGCAAATTTTAATAGACATTTATTGGGGAATATTTATCCCCCACTGGGCAAGGTACCTCTGGGTTTTGCTCAGTATTAATCCAGAGCCAGACAACAAGGTCTGTGGTTTATCTTGGGAAGCTATTTTATGATTAGAcgaaagagaaaaatgtatttgtttttgtgctctGAGGACCAAAGCAGAGCGCCATCTACTTCCATTATAATAAAGAGAATGCAGACCTCTTTACAACTGTTGTCTCCAACCTTCAGCATCTCACACCGAAACAATCTAGATTAATAAATAGCACTGCAGgtaagaggaaaacaaatatttcttgaTTGTGGGATCCATTTAATATTCTATTACCTCAGCCTCTTTAGCATTTGTATGTTCTATAAGGATGATCACCTGGTATGCCTGtatcctttcctttttattttttggtcaTTAAGCCGGATGTACTATTTGTGTTTGAAGTGTACTTGGTGGACCAGCTGGTTTTGGAATTGCTCAGTATCTGGGCCAGGAGGTTGTCTGCAGAGGCTCTGTTTGGTACGAGGCAGGCGGCATGATGTGACAGTAACTCGTGGCTGCATGACACCCTGCAGAAGTTAATTGGCTTCAGAGGGACTGGGACCTCTAAAGTTGTTTGCAGTGTGGCGCTTTTTTGGTCTGCAGCTATTTTTCACGCTACGGCATTAAAACAATGAGTCTTCTTTTGCTCTGTTGTGCATTTCTGTTGTTACACTTTTGGTTTACCAACCAGAGTTCAGCGTCATGGAGTTATTTACAGAGTCCTTTAATGGTCCCATTGCTCTCTTTACAAAAAATTGTGATGGGAGTAGTTTGGAAAGTTTCCGTAGCAGAAGTTCGAAAATGAGCCATTTGAATTACTTTCTGGGCGGgcatttattcaacatttaagtcttatttatgcaaatgaaaagaaaataaggaatGGCAAAGCATCAGATTAACCAGCGTTCCATGCACAGCAGAGCCAATAAAGAAGCGGGTCTTATCTCCCAGCTGGAGTAAACTGCAGTTTCAGACGGTTTACAGCGCTATAGCTGCTGTGCTATCTAACATCAACTTTGTAATTGCAACAGtttaaatacaagaaaaaaaatgtacatagacacacacacacacacacacattgaattaGTAGCTGTTTCATGCTGGTAACCATTCATGCTGCACAATTAATCTGAAGTTGCTCTGAATGGAAATATGCACTAGTGCCATTCAGGcgaaatgtgtttataaacaTCAACATATCTTCTATAAAAATCTCCCCATGATCATTTTAGCATATTTAACAAAGACAATgtggtaaatgttttcaaaagtgTCATTCTCCCTAATATCGCGATCATATTGCAATTACAGTTTCAGTTGAAATAATCgcaattatttattgttttgcagCTCAAGTACACGTAGAATACATTAAACCTCTGCAAAGTACAACAGCCTTTCATACTCTCCCCTTCCAGACTCCCCTGGGGATTCCGGGGTGGGTGAGGAGAGAACTGAGAAGACGGGAGAAGAGCCAGGGccagaggtgaggaggaggaggtctcTCTTGGCAGCTCTGGAGCGCGTTGGACGGGCGGACGAAGAAGAGGAAGTCGAGGAAGAGTTTCAGCTGCCACAGCGGGAGGAGGACAGCGGGTTCTCTGTGAACAAGTGCATACTGGGTGCTCTCATTCTGGTGGGCCTTGGCACCATCTTTTTGTCAGGTAGGATTCCCCTAATGAATATTTGCGCAGGTAAACATCTGTGAACATTGGATGACTTGTAACATGTGAAAAGGAAGTGAGACAGAGGAAAAATACTTGgagtaaagtaaacaaagagtgCTCTGAGACTGAGGTGTATTGTATCTGCAGGTGTCTTCATGGACCTGGATGAGGGTAGGTTATATGTGtagagtatgtgtgtgagtcagtgCTGTCTTAgcctctgcatgtgtttgtgtttgaatgtgcatgcagaatatttttaatctaaatctaaaaagCTGTTATAAAGCAACTTTCAAAAGCACTGCATGCAGACGTGTGAGCAAAAGTGAGAATGATTTTCGCtgatatttaatgaaaaacatatgCTGCATCACCAGAAATGTAAACCAATAATTATGAGTTTGAACATCATATTGTTTGAAGTGCAATGCCCATTTTGTACGTTTTTGTTAACTGTTCCTATATGATCACTGTAAAAGCTTTGAAGGAAAATAGAGCATAAGGCAAAAGTGTGAacaaaattgttttattttattgttgttttggaaGTTGGCATTTTCCATCACGTGCAcattttttgcttgtttttttagaCAGTGTGTTTATTCACATGAACAATAAGCTTTGCATAATTCATTTCCAGAGAGCGATTATGGCACAATGGAGCTGAAAGATGCAGAAGTACCAGGAAAGCAGGTCAGTCTGACGTCCAATTTGAATTATTGTCCTTCTTTATTCAGTCTGTGTTTTTTAGAactgttatttattataaatacccTGTGTGTCCCTAGTTTACAGTACAATGAGCACTACCCCATGCATTTTTAGTGTGATATGCTCAGCAAGAGACCACTCGCAACATTACTCCACTACTACCAACTGTACAACTCTGCACTAATGTTCCCTCACTTCTCGACGTCTGTTTTGCAATCCTGATCTGAGAAGTGTAAAATCtttttgttgtgatgtgtgtCTTTTGTTGACAGGAGTGGCTTAGTCTAGAGGTTCCTCCTCCCCCAGTAGATGCTGACAGCACAGAGCTACTAAATAAATTAGACGAAGGGAACCAGAAGATTTCTGTGCTACAAGCCCAACTTCAGGTGTGACTCCATTCTGTCTCTTACctaattttgtgtgtgtgtgtgtgtgtgtgtgtgtgtgtgtgtgtgtgtgtgtgtgtgtgtgtgtgtgtgtgtgtgtgtgtgtgtgtgtgtgtgtgtgtgtgtgtgtgtgtgtgtgtgtgtgtgtgtgtgtgtgtgtgtgtgtgtgtgtgtgtgtgtgtgtgtgtgtgtgtgtgtgtgtgtgtgtgtgtgtgtgtgtgtgtgtgtgtgtgtgtgtgtgtgtgtgtgtgtgtgtgtgtgtgtgtgtacatgaatGTGTTTCATGCTTATACATGTCACTGAGTTTGTTATAGTCTCACAGGACCctcttttccctcccttttttttatcaggaACAGGGAGAAGAGCTAAAAGTAGCCAAGGGACAAGCAGCAGAGGGAGCAAAGGAGCGGCTGCGGAGGGAGGGGCTGGAGGAGGAAAACAGTAGGTTGAAGAAAGAGATGGCATCTCTCCCTGTGCTTCAGAAAGAGAACgagaggatgaagagagagcTGGAGTCTGTCCCTGCCCTACACAAAGAGCTAGAAACTCTGAGATCCACTGTGACTGAATTAAAAATCCCCTCAGGTACAAGGATGATAGTTATCAGACAGCTAGGGAAAGTGCAGTATGGTTCTTCCCATTTCCtcctttctgtttatttaattgacATATCTCGTTTTTGCAGTTGAAgtgactttctgtttttctttcagcagCCAGCGAAGCAGCACCAGCTCCAGcaccagctccagctccagctccagatCCTGTGAAGCTCACCACACCACCCTCTAGTGGCCAGCCAGAGGAGAGCACACAGGAAGCAGCTGGATCCACAGAGAGACAGCCCACAAAGCCAttggaggagaagaaaaaagatgtgAAGAAAGATAAAAGTGACATAGGCGAGAATAAGGAGTGGAAAGAGAAATCTGaatggaaggaaggaaagaatgAGCGGAAAGATGGGGGGAAAACAGAatggaaaaagggaaaacatgagCAAGGAAAGTTTGAAAAGGAGAAAGATAAGCAAGGTAAGGTAAAGAAAGCCAGTGATGAGACACAACCATGGAAGGAGAAAGActggaagaaagaaaagtccAGCAGAGGTGATGAAGGGAAACCATGGAAGGATAGGGCAGAGAAGAAAGAGGGGAAAGGAAAGAGTGAggggaaaggaaagagggaggagaaagactGGAACAAAGCAAAGCATGAGAAAGTGAAGGAGGGTAAACAGTGGAGCGGTAAGGAAGAGAAGGATTGGAAGGTAGGAAAAGACCGTGGAGAGAAGAACAAGGGCAAGGAGGAATGGAAGAAGGGAGGGAAAGATGGCTACAAGGAAAGTACCAAAGGGAAATGGGAGAAAGAAGATCGGAAAGACAAAGGAGGGAAGAAAGAGtggataaaaaaggaaagtgactGGAAAGGAAAGAACAGCAAAGATCATAGCAAAGGAAAGGGTGAAAAGAAACAGTGGGAAGAGAGGAAACATccagagaggaaggggaaggaTGAGAGGAAACAGTGGAACAATGGTAAAGATGAGaaggaggggaagaggaaagATGAGGGGAAACAGTGGGAAAAGAAGGAAGAACCGTGGAAGAGAGGAGgtgagaaagacagaaaacacaccgGAGATCGGAAAAAGGACGGATCCAGCCCCCAGAAACGCAAATCTAACGATCATAAAAACCACAAGGAAGAGCCTCTATGGGCAGACAGGAAGCCTCCTCACACCTACAGCCGGCCCTCCCTGGATCAGCCCGAGTACTGGGCGCAGCAGACAGACCGCCTCCAGCAAAATCCCAAACCAACGCAGCAGTGCAACTCACTGGAGACCTGCGCTCAGGCGGAGGGGCTGCTGCCTGTCCCCCTGGCCCAGTTCGAGGCCATCCTCCAAACGTACCTATCCAAAGCAGAGGAGGCCGGAGTGGCTGCTTCCAAAACAGATGAGCTCAAAAAGCTAGCCGCCAAATTTTTCAAGGAGGGATTCTTCGTCCACGAGCAGACGAGCTTCGCAGAGTTCGCCGAGGATTTGGAAGATATTTTGGAAGACATGGTAGAAGGGGATGACGAGGCGGACGAAGAGGACAGTGACCTAGAGGATGAAATGGAGGAGTTCGGCAAAGAAGTCCTACAAAAGTTTGCAGCACCCGTGGCTGtggagaaagaggggagagccaaaggagaggggaggaaggagagcgCACGAGGACGCGGCTGATGGCGGGATTGATGGATCTGTCGAAAGTAGCTTAAGAGCGGTCATGACGGATGAGAGGTTATTCAAAGGGAACATTTTATATTGGACCACAAACGCTTACCAGTATACATTTATCATCCTGTCTGCGCGTTTACAGGACATTTACCCTCTGTTGTCCAAGGAGTTCAACTTATTATTCAatttcactgtttctggaaGTTTTGTATTTCACATTAGTCCTTTACAATGCCGAATGAGAGTGCATTTACCTGATGTTTTTGGGATGGACTTAGGATAGAAGATAAGAGGCGAGTGTAGCTTAATGCAAACATCACGTAGCCTCCGCGTGCTCTTTGTTCACACTTCTCTTTTATTTGTGGCTGAGCACCTGCAGCTCATGTTGAATATCTGTCGGGGTGGAACTTATTTCTGCACACTGTGCTACTCCTTCACTTTGCATAGGGGGAAATAAAACCTGTTGGATTAGCAGCGATATTACTCCTCGTTGACTCTCATAAAGCTGCTGTAAAGTCTTATTCACACACCACACCTCCTGCTCTGCACTGATGTACTGTTCACTGAGCCTACAGTCGGCCCtctttgttttaatgctttAGCTTTGCACTTAATATTAGATTATATTCTAACCATCAGAAAGGGTGGCATGAACTGCTGAAGAGGTTAGTGAATATTTAATGTCTGTATTAATTTTAGTTTTGATTGTTTGTACATATTgcattaaatatgtgttttaaggACTATGCAGAATGACATAGTTAACTTATTGATACAGATTGGTATCATATAGATTCAAATATCTTTGGTTGGCACATAAGATATCAACAtgttgagctttttttttcaggtaCAGAACTTGTGTTGTGCACTAAAGCtctttaattattgttttattgtgaatttAGCTTTTCTTGATAAGGTTGTAGCACTGAGGTTGTGGGGCATAGTTTCCCAAAAAAGCATTTAGTACTTGCTATCTGTTTACACgctaacttattaaatgttttgaaatgaaaggTCTAAAGCCACATAGAGATGTTTATCTTGGGAGGATGCAGAACCACATGCTGTGTGGGCTTTGTGGCAGCATAGAGAACTTTGTATGttaggatgttttttatttggccTTGGTACTGTTGCAAGAGCAGAATAATAAATTGGTGCATCCCTGGGATTAAATAACTGTTTcgtcatttttatttcactcaCCCGTTAAGGTTTACTATAACATCTGCATTTTGAATTAGACACATTGATTTCAGGTCCTAGTCTGAATTTGATTTCCAAGTCCTCTTGATTCTGCAAATTTGGAAAGAAGGTGAGATGTTTTGTTGATAATTAATAAGTAAATTGTTGTTGCACCAATTGTCCCACCTATTTCTTTTAACACCCAGTGGGATCTGTAATAAGCTGTTTGCTGACAGATCAATGAAACATGACTGATATTGTTCCACTGCTGATGAATCATCTCCTTTCTCCTTGGTTTGCCTTTCCAAGACTAACGGTAACTTCTCCTcgggggatttttttttggcAGTTTCCTACTTTTTATATTCCCTGTATCCAGATGGGTGGAGTGGGATGTACTGGGCCCATGGTAGCAGAGGAAAGAAGAGTAAGAATTGAGACGGTAAGTTGACTACTCCATGTCATTCAGTCACATATCGTCAGTCACGCATTGTGCCATTTGGAGACAATAAACTGGAAACGGGACTGGTTTAAATGCTATACTTTTAATAAATACTATTTATAAGTACTGATCCAACTAATTGAGGAGCTGTTCCTCATAACGTCTTCAAACTGCTTTGCTTAACTTCAGCAGTTATGTCACActatcacacaaacactcaatCAAACTActgtctttaaaagaaaatactaaCTCCCATTCAGATTTACATTCCCTAATGCTCACTTCTCTGTAACGGATCACCAAGTAATAAAGCCTGTGAAAAGAGACCCATAAAC
Proteins encoded:
- the pbxip1b gene encoding pre-B-cell leukemia homeobox interacting protein 1b isoform X5; translated protein: MSGVSSANNSWTILAPEETVAETLRPLAEGTEHHEEGLATAAASPGESHPADSAESSEELPEEGHHMLSEDKAAELSEDTGTEEHTSVPTADTDAPPPSSLEVSDSVVPGSDELSQSEGLPEGPAETSPDPDSFSDSYTHISPSPDEPPASLLSTETLGGVEFTQEVERLVQEEALHSLNGEEIQYEGEESELFARTADLGKQADSPGDSGVGEERTEKTGEEPGPEVRRRRSLLAALERVGRADEEEEVEEEFQLPQREEDSGFSVNKCILGALILVGLGTIFLSGVFMDLDEESDYGTMELKDAEVPGKQEWLSLEVPPPPVDADSTELLNKLDEGNQKISVLQAQLQEQGEELKVAKGQAAEGAKERLRREGLEEENTSEAAPAPAPAPAPAPDPVKLTTPPSSGQPEESTQEAAGSTERQPTKPLEEKKKDVKKDKSDIGENKEWKEKSEWKEGKNERKDGGKTEWKKGKHEQGKFEKEKDKQGKVKKASDETQPWKEKDWKKEKSSRGDEGKPWKDRAEKKEGKGKSEGKGKREEKDWNKAKHEKVKEGKQWSGKEEKDWKVGKDRGEKNKGKEEWKKGGKDGYKESTKGKWEKEDRKDKGGKKEWIKKESDWKGKNSKDHSKGKGEKKQWEERKHPERKGKDERKQWNNGKDEKEGKRKDEGKQWEKKEEPWKRGGEKDRKHTGDRKKDGSSPQKRKSNDHKNHKEEPLWADRKPPHTYSRPSLDQPEYWAQQTDRLQQNPKPTQQCNSLETCAQAEGLLPVPLAQFEAILQTYLSKAEEAGVAASKTDELKKLAAKFFKEGFFVHEQTSFAEFAEDLEDILEDMVEGDDEADEEDSDLEDEMEEFGKEVLQKFAAPVAVEKEGRAKGEGRKESARGRG
- the pbxip1b gene encoding pre-B-cell leukemia homeobox interacting protein 1b isoform X3, whose protein sequence is MSGVSSANNSWTILAPEETVAETLRPLAEGTEHHEEGLATAAASPGESHPADSAESSEELPEEGHHMLSEDKAAELSEDTGTEEHTSVPTADTDAPPPSSLEVSDSVVPGSDELSQSEGLPEGPAETSPDPDSFSDSYTHISPSPDEPPASLLSTETLGGVEFTQEVERLVQEEALHSLNGEEIQYEGEESELFARTADLGKQADSPGDSGVGEERTEKTGEEPGPEVRRRRSLLAALERVGRADEEEEVEEEFQLPQREEDSGFSVNKCILGALILVGLGTIFLSESDYGTMELKDAEVPGKQEWLSLEVPPPPVDADSTELLNKLDEGNQKISVLQAQLQEQGEELKVAKGQAAEGAKERLRREGLEEENSRLKKEMASLPVLQKENERMKRELESVPALHKELETLRSTVTELKIPSAASEAAPAPAPAPAPAPDPVKLTTPPSSGQPEESTQEAAGSTERQPTKPLEEKKKDVKKDKSDIGENKEWKEKSEWKEGKNERKDGGKTEWKKGKHEQGKFEKEKDKQGKVKKASDETQPWKEKDWKKEKSSRGDEGKPWKDRAEKKEGKGKSEGKGKREEKDWNKAKHEKVKEGKQWSGKEEKDWKVGKDRGEKNKGKEEWKKGGKDGYKESTKGKWEKEDRKDKGGKKEWIKKESDWKGKNSKDHSKGKGEKKQWEERKHPERKGKDERKQWNNGKDEKEGKRKDEGKQWEKKEEPWKRGGEKDRKHTGDRKKDGSSPQKRKSNDHKNHKEEPLWADRKPPHTYSRPSLDQPEYWAQQTDRLQQNPKPTQQCNSLETCAQAEGLLPVPLAQFEAILQTYLSKAEEAGVAASKTDELKKLAAKFFKEGFFVHEQTSFAEFAEDLEDILEDMVEGDDEADEEDSDLEDEMEEFGKEVLQKFAAPVAVEKEGRAKGEGRKESARGRG